In Burkholderia sp. WP9, a genomic segment contains:
- a CDS encoding carboxypeptidase-like regulatory domain-containing protein — MKTQRNQRRLVAAAVCAALTLGLAGGACAQQASDTTGGTTTDQTSAGNANGGGLPQIQQQGDVSFVSGGVGLDESKALQQAQSQWPLSLRFTGPGSDFLADVHVRVVDAHNGEVLTTTSRGPYMLVKLRPGRYTVHAQYKDRDQSKAVTIPAKGTAKAAFYWNTQ, encoded by the coding sequence ATGAAAACCCAACGCAATCAGCGAAGGCTCGTAGCCGCTGCGGTATGCGCAGCGCTCACGCTCGGTCTGGCGGGTGGCGCGTGTGCACAGCAGGCAAGCGACACGACCGGCGGCACGACCACCGATCAAACCAGCGCGGGTAACGCCAACGGTGGCGGCCTGCCGCAAATCCAGCAGCAAGGCGATGTCTCGTTCGTGTCGGGCGGCGTCGGCCTCGACGAATCGAAGGCATTACAGCAGGCGCAAAGCCAGTGGCCACTGTCGCTGCGCTTCACCGGCCCCGGTTCCGACTTTCTCGCCGACGTCCACGTGCGCGTGGTCGATGCGCACAACGGCGAAGTGCTGACGACTACGTCACGCGGGCCGTATATGCTGGTCAAACTGCGCCCGGGCCGCTACACGGTGCATGCGCAATACAAGGATCGCGACCAGTCCAAGGCGGTGACGATCCCGGCCAAGGGTACCGCCAAGGCCGCGTTCTACTGGAACACGCAATAA
- a CDS encoding DUF427 domain-containing protein — protein MSDALTPHGSPGTSAGGHTIVITGNHHRVRVIHGGVTMADTQAGLTLAETGLPDVFYFPRSDVNMARLERSAHTSHCPFKGEASYFHLRTEDGLIENAVWSYETPLEPAATIKGYLAFYASRVDRIDQTS, from the coding sequence ATGAGCGATGCCTTGACACCTCACGGAAGCCCCGGCACGAGTGCGGGCGGGCACACCATCGTGATCACCGGCAACCATCACCGGGTGCGGGTGATACACGGCGGTGTGACCATGGCCGATACGCAGGCGGGACTGACACTGGCGGAAACCGGTTTGCCGGACGTGTTCTATTTTCCGCGTTCGGATGTGAACATGGCGCGGCTCGAACGCTCGGCGCATACGTCGCACTGCCCGTTCAAGGGTGAGGCGTCGTACTTCCATCTGCGCACGGAAGACGGCCTGATCGAAAACGCCGTGTGGAGCTACGAAACACCGCTCGAGCCGGCGGCCACGATCAAAGGGTATCTCGCGTTTTACGCATCGCGCGTCGACCGCATCGATCAGACGTCCTGA
- a CDS encoding SRPBCC domain-containing protein — protein MELNDALRIPLAPSEVWEALQDLALLRASLDNCESFTRLAHGEYELIMTVPLGPLRARYEARAHVAGQDSGPADAQRRTINFKARAEGIGALRGQIEVRLRADEGGHGADKARGTRIDYTIWATSSGPLAELPTRQLENALHQLADDFFSEFDAVVRAKHGQGPNRARGSAVRRQHVFLRPITLGGMARRVRPDHGNALPGRAASASHGHSHGVSHHEPSPHAVPNWAWAAMIFLVALLLYVARWISEH, from the coding sequence ATGGAACTGAACGACGCGTTACGGATTCCGCTTGCGCCGTCTGAGGTTTGGGAGGCGTTGCAAGACCTCGCGCTATTACGCGCCAGCCTCGACAACTGCGAGTCGTTCACGCGCCTTGCGCATGGCGAATACGAGCTGATCATGACGGTGCCGCTCGGCCCGCTGCGCGCGCGTTATGAAGCACGCGCCCACGTGGCCGGGCAGGATTCCGGCCCGGCGGACGCGCAGCGCCGCACCATCAACTTCAAGGCGCGCGCCGAAGGCATCGGCGCGTTGCGCGGTCAGATCGAAGTGCGCTTGCGCGCCGACGAAGGCGGGCATGGCGCCGACAAGGCGCGCGGCACGCGGATCGACTACACGATCTGGGCAACCTCGTCCGGCCCGCTCGCCGAACTGCCGACACGTCAACTCGAAAACGCCCTGCATCAACTGGCCGACGACTTCTTCTCCGAGTTCGACGCTGTCGTGCGCGCCAAGCATGGGCAAGGGCCCAACCGTGCACGGGGCTCGGCGGTGCGCCGTCAGCATGTGTTTCTGCGGCCGATCACACTCGGCGGCATGGCGCGGCGCGTGCGCCCGGACCACGGCAATGCGTTGCCCGGCCGCGCGGCAAGTGCGTCGCATGGACACTCGCACGGGGTCTCGCATCACGAGCCCAGTCCGCACGCAGTGCCGAACTGGGCCTGGGCGGCGATGATCTTTCTGGTGGCGCTGCTGTTGTATGTGGCGCGCTGGATCAGCGAACATTGA
- a CDS encoding helix-turn-helix domain-containing protein gives MATPVSSAATHGAAPRHVVAVVAFDRISPFHLSVPCVVFGEDRSGGGVPEFDFRVCAAETGALTTTAGFSIGVTHGLEALADAGTIIVPSWRDPAETPPAALLDALRAAHARGAQLVGLCLGAFVLAAAGILDERPASTHWAWADDFARRYPRVRLDPNVLYVDDGNVLTSAGTAAGLDCCLHVMRKMCGAQVANHVARRLVVPPHRQGGQAQYVQQPMPPNVRGDRLSGLLDWVSGNLALPHTLDSLAGRALMSRRTFTRRFRLATGTTVGAWLLAQRLARAQQLLEGTDESVEAIAGIAGFGSTASLRQHFAETFRTSPSAWRREFRGV, from the coding sequence ATGGCCACGCCCGTTTCTTCTGCCGCGACGCACGGCGCAGCGCCCCGGCACGTCGTCGCGGTGGTCGCCTTCGACCGCATCAGTCCGTTCCACCTCTCGGTGCCGTGCGTAGTGTTCGGCGAGGACCGCAGCGGCGGCGGCGTGCCGGAGTTCGACTTCCGCGTCTGCGCCGCCGAAACGGGCGCGCTGACCACCACGGCCGGCTTTTCGATCGGCGTCACGCATGGACTCGAAGCGCTGGCCGATGCCGGCACGATCATCGTGCCGAGCTGGCGCGACCCAGCCGAAACGCCACCGGCCGCGCTGCTCGATGCGCTGCGCGCCGCCCATGCGCGCGGCGCACAACTGGTCGGGCTGTGTCTCGGCGCATTCGTGCTGGCGGCCGCCGGCATCCTCGACGAGCGGCCGGCCTCGACGCACTGGGCATGGGCCGACGACTTCGCGCGCCGCTATCCGCGCGTGCGCCTCGACCCCAACGTGCTCTATGTCGACGACGGCAACGTGCTGACCTCGGCCGGCACCGCCGCCGGTCTCGACTGCTGTCTGCACGTGATGCGCAAGATGTGCGGCGCGCAAGTGGCCAATCATGTGGCGCGGCGGCTGGTGGTGCCGCCGCATCGGCAAGGCGGCCAGGCGCAATACGTTCAGCAGCCCATGCCGCCGAATGTGCGCGGCGACCGGCTGTCGGGCCTGCTCGACTGGGTCAGCGGCAATCTGGCATTGCCGCACACGCTCGACTCGCTGGCCGGGCGCGCGCTGATGAGCCGCCGCACTTTCACGCGACGCTTCCGGCTCGCCACCGGCACGACCGTGGGCGCATGGCTGCTGGCGCAGCGGCTCGCACGCGCGCAGCAACTGCTGGAAGGGACCGATGAGTCGGTGGAAGCGATCGCGGGAATCGCGGGCTTCGGCTCGACCGCGTCGCTAAGGCAACATTTCGCGGAGACGTTTCGTACGTCGCCGTCCGCATGGCGAAGAGAATTTCGCGGCGTCTAA